The genomic window aaaaatcataatcataaGTTCATAACTGACCACATCTTTAGATGGAAAATCAACATAGAGATCTCATTCCTAAAAAGGTCGACAGGAAATAGTTTGTTACAATGAATACACTTTGCATGTGTAGAAATTGGGTATTCCACAGGAGGTTGTAATGGTAACCTGCACATACACAAACTCGAGTTAAATATGAATTTCTCAATCATGATCAGTGCAATGGTACATAATATAACTAAGAACATCAAGATTAGCAACCGATATGGTAGAGAAGCACTAAACAATAAGCATTCGTTTAGCTGGAATTGAGGATGATCCTTTTACTGGAATATGCATTTCTAATTTTAATGTTGCATTATCACCTCAACCAATGAAACTACAATAAAATTGTACTGATATGAAGAAGTTACAAGTAAAGTAAGCCCTGAACATTCATAACAGTTGACTAAGATGATCTACCTTCAAAGGCAATGGCATGAGTTTAAGCTATTTTGGCGTAAAGGAGAGTACTCACATTATTGACAGTTCATTGTTTCAACTTGGCTATTCATATGCTTAAACAAATCTAAGTTTTATTCTAAAAAAATATCAACTGCTAAAACTGCAAACTAGAGAAACTTACCACTAACCCGTTAAATCATTTATAATCAACTTCACGATAACAAagttgaatcttcttcttcatcatcatctatgtcaatgcGGATGAACTTAGAAGTTGCAAGAGAACCTAAAAATTCTGCAAGAAATTACATCAATAAGTGACAAACAGTGagtacagaaaataacaaatcagaATTTTACAAAAGTGAGTAGAGAAAATACCTGAAACatcttcagcatcatcagttcctAAGGTGTTTGGATCAAGATCAACCGGTGTCCGTAACCAGCTTTGCGTGCAAATCAACGCCTCAACAGTCTTAGGCAGCAGTGAACTTCGATATGAATCAATAACTCGCCTTCCAGTACTAAAGGCAGATTCTGAGGCAACAGAAGAGACTGGTATGGCTAGTATATCTCTCGCATGTGTGATAATACAGGATACCTTGTACTATTAGTCCTCCACCAACCTAAAATTTCAAATGATTATTCATACCACCTGTCCCATACTTGGTACCTTGAGCTGCAATCTTTGTCTTATAGTGGCGACATTTTGCATATTTCGAAGGCTTGGGGTCCATATCAAAGTGGTTCCACACATCAGAACGTTTCTTTCCCTTTGGTTCTGTCACTTGACTCACTTCTGTGTCATCTTCAGTTGCATCTTCAGGGGTTTTAcgcttattgctatgtgtttctgTCACTTTTATGACAACTTCAGTTGCATCTCCATCTGCACTAGCATCTCCAGCAACACTAGCATCTTTAGCAGCACTTGCACCTCCAGCTGAATTTGCACCTCCATCTGAACTTGCATTAGGTGGAGGTCGAGGTGGCCGCTTATTAGAAGAAACAGAGGCAGTAGGTGTTGAACTGGATCCTCCTCGCATTGTCAAAAGGCAAGTCTGCAATGTGATAAACCATACATTTAATTTAAACCATACATTTAAGCAAAACCCACTGTGTAAATCAACCTAAATGACCAATtttacatttgaaatccccaatttttttcaattttacaaaccctaatatcATAATTAAAATCATAAACATGACAACAATCACATAAATATGAACATGACAACAATCACAACCAAACTACTTGCAGAGATCCATGTAAATCAAGAATAAAGgtacaaaaatcaaacaaaacgaaaaattaaaaaaaaaatttaatcagtAATTTCAATAGCAGATTCAAAACCCCCAAATCTCCATTTctagtaaaaaaaatttaaaggaaTCTGAAATAAAACCCAGATCTACAAAGtttcaaaaagaaatcaaacctGAAAGACACCAGAAGTAGGAGTAATCAAAGAGAAGTTGGATTGAACAGCACCagaagaatcacgagaaagagctTCCTGAACCAATTTCCTCTACAAATCATAAGCACAGCTGCCTAAAATCAGTCGAGTCGagtgaagttggaagtggaaCTGTCTGTAGGAAAGATTTCTGATAATATCTATGAAAGAAGAGAAGACTGAAGAGTGATGTAAGTTATTACTTATTAGGGTTAAATATCCCCATCCACGGTCTAAAATCATTTAATCCTACGGTCACTATTAatcggttaaccaattggttatTGGTTCGGTTTTATttcaaaacctaaaccgaaaccgatactgtcggttatctgaaactgacaaccATTAATGAACCATAGGAATATGGTTATGGTTCGATTCGGTTAAAAAAATTCGGTTTCGGTTTCGGTTTTCGATtatggttcggttttgtgcagccctaccaGATGGTATGAATCTTGCTAATTAGTACCAAGTAATTACCGCAATGGTCACATTTCTCAACTGAGACACTGACAGACGTGACGGTGTGCCTTAAATTTCCTGTCTTATTTCTCAACTCTATAATAGTAAAATAGATATGAACGAATCATGTGGGGTTGATTTTTGCCTGCTGATTCAGAATGCCTATCAGAATTGATATGTGTACCGAAGTTGTGCACTTCAAACTGTACCGTGCTCTAATAGCAGGGGGCCCTGCTAAACTCCAGGGGTGCGGGCCCACCATCTGTATTACTGCTTCGGGACCAATCGAAGTGCAAAGCTCTGTCAGTCTGGAACTGCCCAATGCCTATTGGCTATTAACTGCACTTTTAATTCGGATAAGAATTTAAGCTTTGAATGTTATAGGCTTTTTACGCTCTTCTTCAGGGGTAACTAGTTCTAGCTAATGTTCCCCTCCCCTGTTTTCCTCCTATAGTAGTTGATTTTAGTCATAGCGTGTACGAAACTAATAAAATTAGTTGCCAACATAATGAGATTTGGTTGGTATCCTAAACAGCAAGATGATTAACAATAATGTGACTATATTTTAGAGGGTCTTTTGGCCTGCTAATCTGTTTACTTCAAGTTATTAAGCTAATACGTTATTGGACTTTACAGAAGCCGTAGGTAGAATTATCATTTTCAGATGCTGCAGCTGTGTATTGTATATGAAACATGAACTAGTCATTTTCAGATGCACACGCTCCGTATGATCTACTTTTGGCTTTTGCATATGCATCGTCGATCAATTGCGAATTATCTAGAGGTGATTTCATCATATGATGTCATATTTTATTCCCTTGTCTCTTCTAGACTTGCCTATAAATAGATATGTTCAGAAGCATTTTGTTTTCAAGTAGAGAGAAACTAGCCACAAAAGATCATTCAAAATGAATTCTTTTTCATTTCTCCAAATGATGATGCTGATTATGTTTATTACTGCTTCTGGAACTACTAAATCAGGAGTAGTGGTAGACGCACAAACTTCACCACCAATAGCACCGGGATTGTCATTGACTTTCTACAATTCAAACTGCCCAAACTTGGAAACTATAATAAGAAACAGGCTCAGGACTGTCTTCAACAATGATATCGCCCAAGCTGCTGGCTTGCTTCGTCTTCACTTCCATGACTGCTTTGTTCAGGTAACTAATACTACTTTGCCTCATTTACCTCATACTCGAGGTTGAAATTAAATAAATCCCCGTTTTGTGTTCGGTGGAGTTGACAGCATAATTATGTTGATTTTCTGCACGCACTGCGTATATGTATGTAGGGTTGTGATGGATCAGTGTTGCTGGATGGATCTGCTACCGGTCCAAGTGAGAAGGATGCTCCGCCAAATCTATCACTCAAAGCTGAAGCATTTCGAATCATCAACGACCTTCGTGCCCGTGTCCAGAGAGCTTGTGGCCGTATTGTCTCTTGCTCAGATATTACTGCTCTTGCTGCCCGTGATGCCGTTTTCTTGGTATATGCTATACACTCTCAATGATATTTGAACTTATGCTAAGTAGATACTGAACGGGAGTGCGTGGTAATTAAAGGAATTCAATAAATTTTGCAGTCTGGAGGTCCGGATTACAGAATCCCACTGGGTAGGCGTGATGGACTGACCTTTGCAACCAGAGATGAAACACTTCGAAATCTCCCTCCTCCTTCATCAAACGCTAGTTTTCTCATCTCTACTCTTGCAAATAATCTGAATCTCACAGCCACCGATCTGGTTGCACTCTCTGGTGGTCACACCATAGGTATCAGTACTAGTTGCGGCAATTTTGGGGGTCGGTTATACCCAACCCGAGATCTTAATATGGACCAAACCTTTTTCCAAAATCTCAGATTAACGTGCCCGGCAAACAACACTATTAATACCACCGTACTAGACATACGCTCTCCGAACGTGTTCGATAACAAATACTACGTGGATCTCATGAACAGACAAGGTCTATTCACTTCCGATCAAGATCTGTACACGGATAGTAGAACACGACCCATTGTGACTAGCTATGCTATCAACCAGACTTTGTTTTTTGAGAGGTTCGTCTTCTCGATGATTAAGATGGGTCAGCTCAATGTGTCGACTGGAAGTCAAGGAGAGATTCGAGCAAACTGCTCCGTCCGAAACCCTACCAGGAGCTCTTCATATTTATCATCTGTGGTTGACGATAATGAACAACAGGAAGTTGTAGAAGGTGAAAGTGCTGCATTTTGAGTACATATAGCTAGTTTAACTATTACATGATTTTGAACCTTCAAGCTAGCTAGCTAGCCAGCTTGCTATACCTAGCTGTTGGTCTATGTATGTTGCTATCCATCTATAAATGTAATGaaataaaagttacaattttCTTCTTGTTATACCAGACCAAGTTAATTTGTATGTATAGGGCCTAATAAAAAAACATATACAAAGTTTAGAAGCTCTAATAGTATGCTGGTCCTTAGTACGCGCATGAAGATGACAACTTCAGTATTTAATCAAAAAGCTTCATATAATTGAAGGAAGAGAAAGCAACAAAATTTAATTGAAGCAAGACTTTTATTTTTGCTCTCTCCATATGTACGTTGATAACCATCACTAAATCCTGTCACTTAACCACTGAATATGTGATTTTATATAACTCGatcattgggtgtaatattgacGATTATACCTGTAAAATATTTCGTACACGCCATATCTACCATACCGCTAAAACTTCCATATCGGTAAAATACATTGATTTTGTGGAGGCAAGTTTATCAGTGTCTACTAGTCGATGTGTTCCTTAGCACACTATTGGAACAACGTGCATCAACCTAGTTCAAGCAAGTTTATTTGGAGGTTAATTCTGGCGGCAGTGGTGTGGATTTTATGGAGGCAACCGTATCTTCGAAAATAAGTACAACTTCAAAAAGGATGATGATTTGGGAAACGAAGCTAGAACTAATTGTATTCAGATTAAAGATGAAAAACAGGAGAAATGCAAAATGTTATTCATCAAAAGAATCTTACAGAAGAGGATGAGACAGCCTGGTTATATACAGAAAGAGACATATATATACAGGCTGGCATTACAGGCAGGCATTACAGCTGTATGTAACACATACATGGACCAGTAGATAACTGACACATAATAGAGTGAGTAGACCAGTGAGGGACTGACACCTCAGGTAATGCTTTGTCTACAAACATCCTCCCTCAGACTGAAGTGTGACAGAGAGAACACTCTTAGCTTGTCTTTTAAGAACTCAAATCTtggaatagcaagtcctttggtgAAGACATCTGCTACCTGATCTACTGAAGGCGCGAAATAGACTCTCAATGCTCTATTCTGAACAAGCTCTCTTATGAAGTGAAAATTAACAGCTAAGTGTTTCATCCTACTGTGAAAAACCGGATTGGATGAAAGGCTGATGGTACTCTGATTGTCACAAGTAAGTTGAGGGGTAGAGAACATACCCAAAGTATCTCAGCTGCAGAATGAGCAAGGGACCTATATTCTGCCTCTGTAGAGATTCTTGCAACTTTGGGTTGCTTCTTTGCAGACCAAGAGATTGGGTTAGGTCCAAGAAATACACATAAACCACATGTGGATCTTCTGTCATCAGGAGAACCAATCCAATATGCATCACTAAATCCATGAAGCAACTGGAATACTTTTTGAAATAATAATCCATTACTGATAGTACCTTTGAGATATCTCAGAATTCACTTAGTTGCAGTAAAGTGAGTTGTTGTTGGGGCATTCATGTGCTGACAGACTTGATTAACTGCAAAGGATATTTCAGGTCTTGTCCGGGTTAAATACTTAAGAGCACCAACAAGAGACTTGTATGTTGTAGGATCTGTAAGAAGCTCACCATCTGTGGAGCTTAACTTGAAGTTTGCAGGCAAAGGAGTGGAGCATGGTTTCACACTAATTATATGCATTCTAGTAAGCAAGTCAAGACAATACTTAATCTGACAAAGAAAGAACCACTGACATTTCTTTTTACTTCTAGGCCAAGAAAGAAAGATAACTGACCCAAATCTTTGACTGGGAATTTGCTGCCTAAAGTTTGAATCACAGAAGCACAATAAGCAGAATCTGAGCCAGTGactataatatcatcaacatataccaAAAGAATAGTGATCCTAGATCCAACTTTCTGAACAAATAGAGAAGGATTAGCCTTGGAAACCAGAAAATTCATGGAAGTGAGAGCATCAGTTAGCTTAGCACGCCAGGATCTGGGAGCTTGTTTAAGACCATATATTGATTTGTGAAGTTTACATACATAGTGTGGTCTCTCGGGATCAATAAATACAGGAGGTTGAGCCATATAAACATCCTCCTCTAAGTCACCATGTAGAAATGCATTTCTTATGTCAATTTGAGATAAACACCAGTCATACTGAATTGCTACAGGTAAAACCAACCTGATAGTTGTTAGCTTGACCACTGGGCTGAATGTTTCAGTAAAATCAACACCTTCTTGTTGATGAAAACCTTTGGCTACAAGTATGGCTTTGAATTTATCCAAAGAGCCATCAGCATGTTGTTTTATTTTGAAGACCCATTTGCAGCCAACAATATTTTGACCAGGAGGTGGAGGTACCATAGACCAGGTACCAGCATTTTTCAAAGCAAAATGTTTATTATGAACTGCAGTTAGCCATTAGAGTATTTTTGCGGCCTGAGAATAGCAAGTGGGAACTTGAGCAGTAGCAATAGATGAAAGGGCATAGGGTAAAGGATGTTTGGTAGCAGCAAACATTTTTTGTTTGTAAATACCTCGCTTACCTCTGGTAGTCATGGAGTGATTGTTGAGAGGAATGAGAGAAGTATAAGAAGATGGATGAGCATGGCTAGTAGTAGCAGAAGGAATACTGAATCAATCAGTAGTAGAGGTAGAAGGAGAATTAGAATGTAAAGAAATGTCATATGTAGAAGGATTTGATACAATAGGGGTGGTGGGAGTGGAAGAACAAAGAGTAGAGTAAGGATAAGATAATGCTTCAAAGATGACATGTCTTGACACATAGATTTTACCAGAAGTAGGACCTAGGGACCTATATACTTTTTGATTGCTAGCATAGCCAATGAAAATGCTTAACTTGCTCCTAGGTTCAAGTTTATGGTCAGTGTAAGGTTTGAGATAAACAAGCACAACCAAAATCTTTAAGGAAAATATAATCTGGCACTTTGGAGAAAAGCTTTTGATAAGGGGAAATGTAATTGAGAGATCTAACAGGCGGTCTATTAATCTGAAAATTGGCAGTGTGAAAGACATTCACCCAATAAGAGTCAGGTAAACCAGATTGGATAAGGAATGTTCTACCTAAATCAAGCAAATGTCCGTGCTTGGcctcagcaacaccattttgttcaGGTTTGTGTGAGAACAAGTGACTTCAAGAAAAATACCATGAGAAGTAAGAAAACAGGTTagagtggtgttgagaaatttaccaCCACTATCAGTTCTAATGGTGATAATAGAGGTGTTTAGTAAATTTTAATGTATGCTTTAAACTGAAAGAAAAGGGAAGCAAAATCAGATTTAATAGAGAGTGGATAAATCCAACAAAATTTTGAATATTCATCAATTACATTGACATAATACGTAAAACCGTTATTATACATTACAGGATATGGTCCCCATAAGTCCATATGTAAAAGTTCGGAGGTTTAGTAGCAACAGAATGTGAAATAGAAAAAGGAAGTCTGTGACTTCTTCCTAATTAACAACAGGTACAAAAGATAGGTTGTTTTATTACATGACTCAAAGACAAACTAGAACATACTTTTTGAAGAGTGGTGAAAGTAGGGTGTCCAAGTCTTTTGTGCCATATATCAGCTGACACTTTGATACTTGAGAAAGCTTTGGGAGATGAGTGAAAGTTGATTGGATAAAGACCATGCTCATGAGGCCCTTGTAAAAGAGTCCTCCCTGAGGCTTGATCCTTGACAACAAAATCAGAGGAAGAAAAGGTTAAGGAGCAATTGTTGTCTGTGGTAAACTTGTGCACAGATAAAATGTTATGAGATACTTTAGGTACTAAGAAAATGTTGTTTAGATGAAAGgaatttgaacatgaagatttGATATTAGAACTAATATGAGATATGGACATACCTTTCCCACTGGCAGTAGCAATAACATCTGATCCACTGTATGGTGTAGGTTGTTGAAGATTATCAGGCTCAACAGTGTTGTGATGTGTAGATCCAGCGTCAATCATGAATTCCCCCTCCCCCCAATGATATTTGCAGAAGCAAGCATAGCAGTGGGATTTGTTGGTGGAGTTTGGCCTTGATAAGTAAAGTTCAGTTTATTATAACATTCATCATCAAGATGACCATATTTGTCACAAATCTGACAAGGAGGTTAATCACCAGAAGcaaaagtttctttttttttagatcCAGTAAAAAACTTCAAGGATTCCCATTAAACCAACTACAATTTTAGTTCTTAAACTTCCAAAATATGACCGTAATCAACATCTTATGCCAAAACTTGATGAAAATGTAAAAACAAAACCCTGAATAAAAAAGACTATTAACCCATCAAACCAAGCTCTCTAGTATCTCCTTGGTGCACCACCAGGTCCACCAGCTCCACGACTAGCATAACCACCACCAAACTTAGGACCATCTTGTGCAACAGGATCAACCTTAACAACACCAGGAAGATCAGTCGTACCTAAAGCAGCAAGCATATCCATAGCATCCTTATCAACTTCAATATGATCGGTCTTGATAGCTGATTCTTCAGGTACGAAATCCATACGCCTCTCACGTTCCTCTTCCTGAAGCTTCAATGAAATCCCACGAACTGGTCCTCTTTGGATTCTCTTCATGAGATGAGCAGAGAAACCAGCAATCTTATTACGAAGACGTTTTGAAGGAATGATTGCAACTTCTTCTAAGATCTTCTTGTTAGTGTGAAAATCCAAAGTCATCCTTGAATAGTACCTCTCGATAAGCTGACGAGGGATTTCTTCACGGTTTTGGTATAAACACGCCCCATGTTTGTTTTTGCTGCTGCTAAAACTCCCTTGAGAAAGTGATGGAGGTCTTATGCAACGAAAGACTGAAGAAAATAATCAAAGGAGGCGCTTACCAGAACATTAGCTTGTAAACTAGAACCTGAAGAACTACCACGTGAAAAACCAGGTTGTTGAAAGCCTCCTCTGTAATTAGGATTAAAAGGACGTTTGCCTCTGTAATTAGGACTATGACCACCACCGAAAGCATTGAAATTAGGTCTATAATTGGAGGAATGAGCGGCAAAGGCTTTTGCAGTAGAATCAACAAGCAAGGACTTAGATCTATTAGTTACTACAACTTCCTCACTGAGAAGTAAATTATGCAATTCACGAATAATAACAGGAGGATATTTGAGTCGAATCGAAGTAGAAAAGGCAATATAATCACTGTTAAGACCAGAAAGAGTGGTCACTAACatttcatcatcagaaattttcgaGCCGGCAGCTGCTAATCAGAGATCTTGTCCAATGAGTTTAGATAATTAGTCATGGACAGGTTAACTTGTTTAGTAGATTGGATCTTTGTCCGTAATTGAATTGTGTGAGTAGCAGATACTCTGGAGAATTTCTCTTCAAGATTTGTCCATAGAATATGTGAAGTTGGAGCACCAACAAAATACGCAACAACAGACTCAGATAGAGTGGATTGGAGCCACATAATGATTGTTTGATCTTCATCAATCCACTTAGTGTAAGCTGGATTTTCAACATCTGTTTTTTGATTGTTGCGATTGTTTCTAACAGTAAATTGAGCAGGACAACGATTTGTACCATCAAGAAAGCCTAAGAGCTTCAGTTTACGAATAATTGGTTGAAGTAAAGCTTTCCAAgtaatgaaattatcatttttaagTTTCAATTGAACCATAGAAGTAAGTTGATGAATAGGAATATCAGTAATGTTTTGATCTGACATTGTTGGAAGATTTGAATCTATATCTAGAAATTCTTGAATCATAAGAAAGGGTAAACAACACAGattcaaagaaaagaaatgaaaaagatGATGATTACGGTGATTGAAGATCAATAAGCTTTGCGGAAGAATATTTTGATTTCTGTATCTGATACCATAATTGTATTCAGATAAAAGATGAAAAACGGGAGACACAGAAAATGTTATTCATCAAAAGAATCTTACATAAGAAGAGGAGACAGTCTGGTTATATACAGAGAGAGACTTG from Papaver somniferum cultivar HN1 unplaced genomic scaffold, ASM357369v1 unplaced-scaffold_118, whole genome shotgun sequence includes these protein-coding regions:
- the LOC113330699 gene encoding peroxidase 12-like gives rise to the protein MNSFSFLQMMMLIMFITASGTTKSGVVVDAQTSPPIAPGLSLTFYNSNCPNLETIIRNRLRTVFNNDIAQAAGLLRLHFHDCFVQGCDGSVLLDGSATGPSEKDAPPNLSLKAEAFRIINDLRARVQRACGRIVSCSDITALAARDAVFLSGGPDYRIPLGRRDGLTFATRDETLRNLPPPSSNASFLISTLANNLNLTATDLVALSGGHTIGISTSCGNFGGRLYPTRDLNMDQTFFQNLRLTCPANNTINTTVLDIRSPNVFDNKYYVDLMNRQGLFTSDQDLYTDSRTRPIVTSYAINQTLFFERFVFSMIKMGQLNVSTGSQGEIRANCSVRNPTRSSSYLSSVVDDNEQQEVVEGESAAF